From a single Mus caroli chromosome X, CAROLI_EIJ_v1.1, whole genome shotgun sequence genomic region:
- the LOC110286995 gene encoding cysteine-rich perinuclear theca protein 1-like isoform X1 produces MAQMAKKVHCSSAALGAAAAAKMKLKKTTKRFKINKKRNPSSKLPKRSSHSLICSRSRSCCCYLCRSCCYCRPCCRCCCSRSRRFRSRATSKVRDPKFFQITEKGEQSLQRRIRRQLMQSQLEQSQLELIELEPTMALEPSEITMTFFSHKNANVSDPEEVPPCRDSDPFPNGDLASS; encoded by the exons ATGGCTCAGATGGCCAAGAAAGTCCACTGTTCTAGCGCAGCATTAGGAGCAGCCGCTGCCGCCAAAATGAAGCTTAAGAAGACCACCAAAAGATTCAAAATTAATAAGAAGCGAAACCCTAGTTCTAAGCTTCCCAAGAGATCTTCTCACTCTTTAATTTGTTCTCGTTCTCGTTCCTGTTGTTGCTATCTCTGTCGTAGTTGCTGTTACTGTCGTCCTTGCTGTCGTTGTTGCTGTAGTCGTTCTCGTCGTTTTCGTAGCAGAGCTACATCAAAGGTGAGAGATCCCAAG ttctttcagaTTACGGAGAAGGGGGAGCAATCACTTCAAAGAAGAATTAGGAGACAATTGATGCAGAGCCAACTGGAACAAAGCCAACTGGAGCTGATCGAACTGGAACCGACCATGGCTTTGGAGCCGAGCGAGATTACAATGACATTCTTCTCTCATAAGAATGCCAATGTGTCTGATCCAGAGGAAGTTCCACCATGCCGTGACAGTGACCCATTTCCGAATGGAGACTTGGCCAGTTCCTAG
- the LOC110286995 gene encoding cysteine-rich perinuclear theca protein 1-like isoform X2, with product MAQMAKKVHCSSAALGAAAAAKMKLKKTTKRFKINKKRNPSSKLPKRSSHSLICSRSRSCCCYLCRSCCYCRPCCRCCCSRSRRFRSRATSKFFQITEKGEQSLQRRIRRQLMQSQLEQSQLELIELEPTMALEPSEITMTFFSHKNANVSDPEEVPPCRDSDPFPNGDLASS from the exons ATGGCTCAGATGGCCAAGAAAGTCCACTGTTCTAGCGCAGCATTAGGAGCAGCCGCTGCCGCCAAAATGAAGCTTAAGAAGACCACCAAAAGATTCAAAATTAATAAGAAGCGAAACCCTAGTTCTAAGCTTCCCAAGAGATCTTCTCACTCTTTAATTTGTTCTCGTTCTCGTTCCTGTTGTTGCTATCTCTGTCGTAGTTGCTGTTACTGTCGTCCTTGCTGTCGTTGTTGCTGTAGTCGTTCTCGTCGTTTTCGTAGCAGAGCTACATCAAAG ttctttcagaTTACGGAGAAGGGGGAGCAATCACTTCAAAGAAGAATTAGGAGACAATTGATGCAGAGCCAACTGGAACAAAGCCAACTGGAGCTGATCGAACTGGAACCGACCATGGCTTTGGAGCCGAGCGAGATTACAATGACATTCTTCTCTCATAAGAATGCCAATGTGTCTGATCCAGAGGAAGTTCCACCATGCCGTGACAGTGACCCATTTCCGAATGGAGACTTGGCCAGTTCCTAG